A single window of Acetobacteraceae bacterium DNA harbors:
- a CDS encoding sel1 repeat family protein, translated as MVCADSKKLNFKKWRSRLILSALILFDGFGFIVAGEVLYLEAEKTFFSHKKSDETQTESQKRLKAEDGFWDQYQDVDGKGDSDSCDRFPEIQNGGTVKKALPTLKEFALKGDKIALCQLGLIYMQGLGGVEKNKKAGMAYWLKAAEAGDAQAQFSLGMVYDYGNHLTARDPKKAFYWYSQSAAQGHFKGGFNLACIEQNSASPKVREKGNTALKQFSDQGEPWAGFRLGEYYIGRGADLESPASKERKGEDWQQAAFYYQRAVDGGNEASMYMLGAMYALGHGVPVDISKRNDLWQKAAAQKEERAQRMLGKSYLEGDGLPQDNKKGIMFLRQAAENGDAESAMLLANMYHEGVVFPQEDAKALAYWQIALDKGDEHARKFIVRAYQEGTGVPKDDQKAEALLTEGLEKGSPDIEYAYGSSMLEAAESPEEEADAAQWIKKAAQQNNFFAEQKLADLYARGQGVPQNPEAAEKWQQKADKILKEAAKEGSVSALKDLASGNLKENPKKAMKDYRKAAKQGDAEAQYMLGVLYFRGQGLRRNPRMAAVWWKKAADQKNLPALKALGGIYLSGVFTPDAAQTDPQKSRTGVKRNPKTAAKYYKQAADLGDAEAQNVLGELYSRGQGVRKDWKEAVKYWQKAAAQENAAAQLSLSMAYKTGKGVKADLEQSDYWAQKAASGGKVSA; from the coding sequence ATGGTTTGCGCTGATTCTAAAAAATTAAATTTTAAAAAATGGCGTTCCCGCCTGATCCTTTCTGCTTTGATTTTATTTGATGGCTTTGGTTTTATTGTCGCAGGGGAGGTGCTGTATTTAGAGGCAGAGAAAACCTTTTTTAGCCATAAAAAATCGGATGAGACACAGACAGAGTCGCAAAAAAGATTAAAGGCTGAAGACGGTTTTTGGGATCAATATCAGGACGTTGACGGCAAGGGTGATTCTGACAGTTGTGACAGATTTCCTGAGATACAGAATGGGGGGACGGTAAAAAAGGCCTTGCCGACCCTGAAAGAATTTGCGCTAAAAGGGGATAAAATTGCCCTCTGTCAGCTTGGTTTGATTTATATGCAAGGGCTGGGCGGTGTTGAAAAAAATAAAAAAGCAGGAATGGCATATTGGCTGAAAGCGGCCGAAGCAGGCGATGCGCAGGCGCAGTTCAGTCTGGGCATGGTCTATGATTATGGCAATCATCTCACCGCCAGAGACCCTAAAAAGGCCTTTTATTGGTATAGCCAATCCGCAGCACAGGGACATTTTAAGGGGGGCTTTAACCTTGCCTGTATTGAGCAAAATAGCGCCTCGCCAAAAGTTCGGGAAAAAGGAAATACGGCTTTAAAGCAATTTTCTGACCAAGGGGAGCCTTGGGCGGGATTCCGTCTTGGAGAATATTATATCGGCAGAGGAGCTGATCTCGAAAGCCCGGCCTCTAAAGAACGTAAAGGGGAGGATTGGCAGCAGGCTGCTTTTTATTATCAAAGGGCTGTGGATGGCGGAAACGAGGCCTCTATGTATATGCTAGGGGCCATGTATGCGTTAGGGCATGGGGTGCCTGTCGATATTTCAAAAAGAAATGATCTTTGGCAGAAAGCCGCAGCCCAAAAAGAAGAGCGGGCGCAGAGAATGCTCGGAAAAAGTTACTTAGAGGGTGATGGTCTGCCCCAAGATAATAAAAAAGGGATAATGTTCTTAAGGCAGGCGGCTGAGAATGGGGATGCAGAAAGCGCTATGTTGCTTGCTAACATGTATCATGAGGGGGTGGTTTTTCCACAAGAAGACGCAAAGGCGCTGGCTTATTGGCAAATTGCGCTTGATAAAGGGGATGAACATGCCCGAAAATTTATTGTGCGCGCCTATCAGGAAGGGACAGGCGTGCCGAAAGACGATCAAAAGGCAGAAGCGCTTTTGACAGAGGGGCTCGAAAAAGGGTCTCCGGATATAGAATATGCTTATGGCAGCTCAATGCTGGAAGCGGCAGAATCTCCAGAGGAAGAGGCCGATGCCGCACAATGGATTAAAAAGGCGGCACAGCAGAATAACTTTTTTGCCGAGCAAAAACTTGCGGATCTTTACGCTCGGGGACAAGGCGTTCCCCAAAATCCTGAGGCGGCGGAAAAATGGCAGCAAAAAGCGGATAAAATCCTGAAAGAAGCGGCAAAGGAAGGTTCTGTCTCGGCTTTGAAGGATTTAGCCTCTGGAAATCTTAAAGAAAATCCTAAAAAGGCGATGAAAGATTATCGTAAAGCGGCAAAACAAGGCGATGCAGAGGCGCAATATATGCTCGGCGTTTTGTATTTTAGAGGGCAAGGCTTGCGGCGTAATCCCCGGATGGCGGCCGTTTGGTGGAAAAAAGCGGCGGATCAGAAAAATCTTCCGGCGTTAAAGGCATTGGGGGGGATCTATCTGTCGGGCGTGTTCACCCCGGATGCGGCGCAGACAGATCCGCAAAAGTCTCGTACCGGTGTGAAGCGTAACCCCAAAACGGCCGCAAAATATTATAAACAGGCCGCAGATCTGGGGGATGCGGAGGCACAAAATGTGCTAGGAGAGCTTTATAGTAGGGGGCAGGGTGTCCGCAAAGATTGGAAAGAGGCCGTTAAATATTGGCAGAAAGCGGCGGCACAGGAGAATGCGGCGGCGCAGTTGAGCCTTAGCATGGCCTATAAAACGGGGAAAGGGGTCAAGGCAGATCTGGAACAGTCGGACTATTGGGCACAAAAAGCGGCTTCTGGGGGAAAAGTTTCCGCCTGA
- a CDS encoding ATP-binding protein has protein sequence MSLSPSPEKKIKIRPRDKDALLQSLRAGVVPRIGQHLIQVGRKLEVETLIKDIERLSDGGSAFRLIVGEYGAGKTFFLNLVRTIALEHKLVVASADLNPDRRLHATGGQARSLFAELMRNLSTRARPDGNAMAGIVEKFIATCRNEAKAEGKAVETILQGKLEQLSELVNGYDFAEVISAYCRGFEEDNQTLKNDALRWLRGEFSTKTDAKKALSVRAIVEDGSFYDQLKLMALFVRLAGYNGLLISLDEMVNLFKLSNAQARRSNYEQLLRILNDSLQGTAVGLGFILGGTPEFLLDPRRGLYSYEALQSRLAQNNFATDGLVDFSGPVVRLSSLTPEDFYLLLSNIRNVHASGDESKYLIPDEAIKAFMQHCNERIGNSFFRTPRTTITAFINLLAVLEQNPNAKWQDLVGGLDIQADQEAHILGENTPTADEDEFADFTL, from the coding sequence ATGTCTCTTTCCCCCTCCCCTGAGAAAAAAATCAAAATCCGCCCCCGTGACAAAGATGCCCTTCTACAATCGTTGAGGGCGGGGGTTGTTCCCCGTATTGGCCAGCATCTTATCCAAGTGGGACGTAAACTCGAAGTCGAAACCCTCATCAAAGATATTGAACGTCTCAGCGATGGCGGGTCTGCCTTTCGCCTGATTGTGGGGGAATATGGAGCCGGAAAAACCTTTTTTCTCAATTTAGTGCGCACCATTGCGCTCGAGCATAAGCTCGTCGTCGCCAGTGCCGATTTAAACCCTGACCGCCGTCTGCATGCGACAGGGGGGCAAGCCCGTTCGCTTTTTGCGGAGCTGATGCGCAATCTCTCCACCAGGGCACGTCCTGATGGCAATGCGATGGCTGGAATTGTTGAGAAATTTATTGCTACCTGCCGCAATGAAGCCAAAGCAGAGGGCAAAGCAGTCGAAACCATCCTCCAGGGCAAGCTCGAACAATTGAGTGAATTGGTGAATGGTTATGATTTTGCCGAAGTGATCTCAGCCTATTGCCGTGGCTTTGAAGAGGATAACCAAACGCTGAAAAACGATGCGCTGCGTTGGCTCAGAGGAGAGTTTTCCACCAAAACCGATGCGAAAAAAGCGCTTAGCGTTCGTGCCATTGTCGAGGACGGCTCTTTTTACGATCAATTAAAATTGATGGCGCTCTTCGTTCGTTTAGCAGGCTATAACGGTCTGCTTATTTCACTGGATGAAATGGTCAATCTCTTTAAGCTTTCCAATGCGCAAGCCCGGCGCTCCAACTATGAACAGCTCTTGCGTATTCTCAATGATTCTTTGCAGGGAACAGCGGTTGGGCTTGGCTTTATCCTTGGCGGTACGCCTGAATTTCTTCTTGACCCAAGGCGTGGTCTTTACAGTTATGAAGCTTTGCAAAGCCGTTTAGCGCAAAATAATTTTGCCACCGATGGGCTGGTGGATTTTTCAGGGCCCGTTGTGCGTCTTTCCAGTTTGACACCGGAGGATTTTTACCTCCTGCTTTCAAACATTCGCAATGTCCATGCCAGCGGTGATGAAAGTAAATATCTCATTCCTGATGAAGCGATCAAAGCCTTTATGCAGCATTGCAATGAACGGATCGGGAATAGTTTCTTTAGAACCCCTCGCACGACCATTACGGCCTTTATTAATCTTCTCGCTGTTTTGGAGCAAAACCCCAATGCGAAATGGCAGGACCTTGTCGGCGGATTAGATATTCAAGCGGACCAGGAGGCGCATATTTTAGGCGAGAACACCCCAACGGCGGACGAGGATGAATTTGCCGATTTCACGCTGTAA
- a CDS encoding sel1 repeat family protein, with product MKYFLELTQGEKAEIDYCFKIARQILAGDGAIPEDFSYSQQGQVAFFLGEFYKRGQFTEINELKAAEFYTKAAAFRHAQAQNRLAEAYYYGEGLPQDEVRAVEWWCKASFQRCQAAAIALDHLEARTQRPGELPEKGWWLKEAFAGHPEAKLIYGHACFHGNSAYQIPKNEEMAVAWWLKSAKAGEPRAMYKLGDAYLRGRGVEKSLLHADDWYQQAANLDYDLAKEKQDGVAWRYVVKKRGGGD from the coding sequence ATGAAATATTTTTTAGAATTGACACAAGGAGAGAAGGCGGAAATTGATTATTGTTTCAAGATTGCCCGTCAAATCCTTGCCGGCGATGGGGCGATCCCCGAAGATTTCTCTTATAGTCAGCAGGGACAGGTCGCTTTTTTTCTAGGGGAGTTTTACAAAAGAGGCCAGTTTACCGAAATCAATGAGCTAAAAGCAGCGGAATTTTATACGAAAGCGGCCGCTTTTAGACATGCGCAAGCGCAAAATCGTCTTGCCGAAGCCTATTATTATGGCGAAGGGCTACCCCAAGATGAAGTTCGTGCCGTTGAATGGTGGTGTAAAGCCTCTTTCCAGCGCTGTCAGGCTGCCGCCATAGCCTTGGATCATCTGGAGGCTCGAACGCAAAGACCGGGAGAGTTGCCAGAAAAAGGCTGGTGGTTGAAAGAAGCTTTTGCCGGTCATCCAGAGGCAAAATTGATTTATGGCCATGCCTGTTTTCATGGCAATTCAGCCTATCAAATTCCTAAAAATGAAGAGATGGCCGTTGCTTGGTGGTTGAAATCTGCAAAAGCCGGCGAGCCAAGGGCCATGTATAAATTAGGCGATGCTTACCTGCGTGGCAGGGGCGTGGAAAAAAGCCTCTTGCACGCCGATGATTGGTATCAGCAGGCGGCTAATCTTGATTATGATTTGGCCAAGGAAAAACAGGACGGCGTAGCGTGGCGGTATGTGGTTAAAAAGCGTGGCGGTGGCGATTAA
- a CDS encoding DEAD/DEAH box helicase: protein MTSSAFDLLDSRIQRFLWQAQWDALRPAQEQAIPVILQGEGDAIIAAPTAAGKTEAAFLPTLTAFLKARDTQKQKDALILYLSPLKALINDQFERLDHLCESLEIPVTPWHGDVPASKKNHFLKNPKGLLLITPESLEALLCRRGTEIQRIFKGALFVIIDELHAFIGSERGKQLQSLLYRIEMDQKRFIRRIGLSATLGNMALGAEFLRPSAGKSEKIPPVEIVDIGGGDVKMKILVKGYLAKEPLSDDEKMILEELSRLNLSEAQLKKEKKRLGLSEDDLAEKKEKASAEYGIAKDLFKRLLGSNHLIFPNTRQDVENYTHLLNGFCDQKKISQQFWPHHGSLSPKLRLETEQALKQKDQPAIGICTSTLELGIDINSVKSIAQINPPPSVANLRQRMGRSGRGRGEHPILRGYVLEKRLDEKSSLEDRLRLHSLQMSASISLLLKNWCEPPQTKGLHLSTLVQQLLSLISQYNGIQPGTAYKLLCGLEESPFRQVSPAQFKLFLSHLGQIDLLIQDHSGTLLHGEIGDRIVNNFEFYASFKSQDEFRLVSNGKTLGTLPIKGVIKPKTTLLFAGKAWMVQSISEAEKTLYLTETRRAAVKIHGEGGRVHHQIRQEMRRICAGSAPLRFLDPQAQEFIHEARMAWREFGLSHTNLIDHGDRLQILTWAGDNENEAIMCYLNAHEISARNNELGIMIDKEMESAEEILERIKEIKADPKIPLEKLLKDAQNLQREKWDWALPEELLWENYASANLNLEAGSKWLNDFAKII from the coding sequence ATGACCTCCTCCGCTTTTGATCTTTTAGACTCTCGGATTCAGCGTTTTTTATGGCAGGCGCAATGGGATGCGTTGCGCCCGGCGCAAGAGCAAGCCATCCCTGTCATCCTCCAAGGAGAAGGCGATGCGATCATCGCTGCCCCCACGGCAGCCGGCAAGACAGAGGCGGCTTTTCTGCCTACGCTGACGGCATTTTTAAAGGCAAGAGACACGCAGAAACAAAAGGATGCGCTCATCCTTTATCTCAGCCCCCTAAAGGCCTTGATTAACGATCAGTTTGAGCGTCTCGATCATCTTTGCGAAAGTTTGGAAATCCCCGTCACGCCGTGGCATGGCGATGTGCCGGCCAGCAAGAAAAATCATTTTTTAAAAAATCCAAAAGGATTGCTGCTCATCACGCCGGAATCCCTTGAGGCGTTGCTCTGTCGCCGAGGGACGGAAATTCAGCGTATTTTCAAAGGCGCTCTCTTTGTCATTATTGACGAGCTCCACGCCTTTATCGGGAGCGAGCGAGGGAAACAACTGCAATCGCTTTTATATCGCATTGAAATGGATCAGAAACGTTTTATCAGGCGGATCGGTCTTTCGGCGACTTTAGGCAATATGGCGCTTGGCGCAGAATTTTTGCGCCCTTCTGCCGGAAAATCAGAGAAAATCCCCCCCGTTGAAATTGTCGATATTGGCGGCGGCGATGTCAAAATGAAAATCCTCGTCAAAGGCTATCTTGCCAAAGAGCCGCTTTCTGACGATGAAAAGATGATTTTAGAGGAGCTTTCCCGCCTCAATCTTTCCGAAGCGCAACTTAAAAAAGAGAAAAAACGGCTTGGGCTTTCCGAGGATGACCTTGCAGAAAAAAAGGAAAAAGCCTCTGCGGAATATGGTATTGCAAAAGATTTATTTAAGCGTCTCCTTGGCAGCAATCATTTGATTTTTCCCAATACCCGCCAAGATGTCGAAAATTATACGCATCTTTTAAACGGATTTTGCGATCAAAAGAAAATTTCTCAACAATTCTGGCCACATCATGGGAGCCTCTCGCCCAAACTCCGTCTGGAAACCGAGCAGGCATTAAAGCAAAAAGACCAACCCGCAATCGGTATTTGCACCAGTACCTTAGAGCTGGGAATTGATATCAATAGCGTCAAATCTATTGCCCAGATCAATCCGCCGCCTTCTGTCGCAAATTTACGTCAAAGAATGGGACGTTCCGGCCGTGGACGGGGGGAACATCCGATTTTAAGAGGCTATGTTCTTGAAAAACGCCTAGATGAGAAATCCTCTTTAGAAGATCGCCTCCGCCTGCATTCCCTCCAAATGTCGGCCAGCATTTCCCTCCTGCTCAAAAATTGGTGCGAACCGCCGCAAACAAAAGGTTTGCATCTTTCCACCTTGGTACAGCAGCTTTTATCGCTCATTTCACAATATAACGGTATCCAGCCGGGAACCGCCTATAAACTCCTTTGCGGCTTGGAGGAAAGTCCTTTTCGGCAAGTCAGCCCGGCGCAATTTAAACTTTTTCTAAGCCATTTAGGGCAAATTGACCTGCTCATACAGGATCATTCCGGTACCTTATTACATGGGGAAATCGGCGATCGGATTGTCAATAATTTTGAATTTTACGCCTCTTTTAAAAGCCAAGATGAGTTCCGTCTCGTCTCTAATGGAAAGACGCTCGGCACGCTGCCTATAAAGGGCGTGATAAAGCCTAAAACCACCCTCCTCTTTGCCGGAAAAGCCTGGATGGTGCAAAGCATCTCTGAGGCGGAAAAAACCCTCTATCTCACAGAAACACGGCGTGCCGCCGTCAAAATCCACGGCGAAGGCGGACGTGTCCATCATCAAATCCGCCAAGAGATGCGCCGGATTTGCGCTGGTAGCGCCCCTTTGCGTTTTCTTGATCCGCAAGCGCAGGAATTTATTCATGAGGCACGTATGGCGTGGCGGGAATTTGGCCTTTCCCACACAAATCTCATAGATCATGGCGACCGTCTGCAAATTCTGACATGGGCGGGCGATAATGAGAATGAAGCGATCATGTGCTATCTCAACGCCCATGAGATTTCCGCCCGTAATAATGAGCTGGGCATTATGATTGATAAGGAAATGGAAAGCGCCGAAGAAATTTTAGAGCGCATCAAAGAGATCAAGGCAGATCCGAAAATACCGCTCGAAAAACTCCTTAAAGACGCACAGAATTTACAGCGTGAAAAATGGGATTGGGCGCTGCCGGAAGAATTGCTCTGGGAAAATTACGCCAGCGCCAATCTCAATTTAGAAGCCGGCTCCAAATGGCTGAATGATTTTGCAAAAATTATTTAA
- a CDS encoding Na+/H+ antiporter NhaA yields the protein MLLYPLKQLWLAITEEMLLGLAVLTGILLSSSALSPVLAHLLQTIPFPFFPLTLKSWLNEGLLSLFFAILGVELRADFEVGPLKDWRKALFPLSAAIAALIIPVLLAVSVVYLSPYNEAGFRGWGIPAASAPVLTMPLLTLAAYLPSSIKTFVRAVLVFDDIFAVAILICFYGNSPHLLWLAFAGILSLALALIGQFIKTNLRYKPYAFQIMLPIAFFLWITLCKAGTPASMAGLILGVTLPHRPGHAMIRNLAHPVAWLILPLFAICNTAIDLRSFSPVFFESATFLGPLVGFALGKPIGIFLAIFLCEKAGLKAPWKKKYRHWLIGAVMSCALGFTVSLLMTQLAYDNPLWQMQAQAGIGLASVMATLIAVYFLKRSDKKVMKEKKARHTPKAKHGMA from the coding sequence TTGCTTCTCTACCCGCTGAAACAATTATGGCTCGCAATCACCGAAGAAATGCTTCTCGGCCTTGCAGTGCTAACGGGCATCCTCCTCTCCTCCTCGGCCTTAAGCCCTGTTCTTGCACATCTCCTCCAAACAATTCCCTTTCCGTTCTTTCCGCTAACGCTGAAATCTTGGCTCAATGAAGGGCTTTTATCGCTCTTTTTTGCGATTTTAGGGGTGGAGCTTCGGGCAGATTTTGAGGTCGGCCCCCTCAAAGACTGGCGCAAGGCCCTTTTCCCTTTGAGTGCGGCGATTGCGGCGCTCATTATTCCTGTTTTACTGGCGGTTTCAGTCGTTTACCTCTCCCCCTATAATGAGGCCGGATTTCGGGGGTGGGGCATTCCTGCGGCGAGTGCGCCTGTCCTGACGATGCCGCTTCTGACTTTGGCGGCCTATTTACCCTCCAGCATTAAGACCTTTGTTCGGGCCGTGCTGGTGTTTGACGATATTTTTGCCGTTGCGATTTTGATCTGCTTTTATGGCAATAGTCCGCATCTTCTCTGGCTTGCCTTTGCTGGGATTTTATCCCTTGCACTTGCGCTTATCGGGCAATTTATCAAGACAAATCTCCGCTATAAGCCTTATGCATTTCAGATTATGTTGCCCATCGCTTTTTTCCTTTGGATCACGCTGTGCAAGGCCGGCACACCAGCCTCTATGGCTGGATTGATTCTTGGCGTAACGCTACCGCACCGTCCCGGCCATGCGATGATCCGCAATCTGGCGCATCCTGTTGCATGGCTGATTTTACCCCTCTTTGCGATTTGCAACACGGCGATTGATTTGCGGAGTTTTTCCCCCGTTTTCTTTGAATCAGCCACTTTTTTAGGCCCCTTAGTCGGCTTTGCGCTTGGGAAGCCGATTGGGATTTTTCTCGCCATTTTTCTCTGTGAAAAAGCCGGTCTAAAAGCCCCTTGGAAAAAGAAATACCGCCATTGGCTGATCGGTGCGGTGATGAGCTGTGCTCTTGGATTTACCGTTTCTCTTTTGATGACACAGCTTGCCTATGACAATCCGCTCTGGCAAATGCAGGCGCAGGCAGGGATTGGACTGGCCTCTGTCATGGCCACCCTGATTGCAGTATATTTCTTAAAGCGCTCTGATAAAAAAGTGATGAAGGAAAAAAAAGCCCGCCATACGCCAAAGGCAAAGCACGGAATGGCCTGA
- a CDS encoding cell filamentation protein Fic, with protein MTNSQPIGALYLIKCLELPMVGRLRCESFVGASRQTKENNGLRKEFYQRHQTPDLDDFRGHFRFHLKSETPHFEFICRFFEKIGKEFSQNWIDEEPSGIYARRTAFFYEFFTGEEVLKLPNSGVFGNYKNALDEKKILCASLNKVSKNTRWKILDNMPGNRFFCPSLVKNEAWELAEKLDIPKMLEGIKTEFGQEMLMRAANWMTIKESRASFDIEHEAQDVSRIERFAHVLSQKTGTDDRPPLSHETLQNLHQDIIGKNTVLKKFGIRQSPVFIGRDGYNAPEDRVDYIAPPRQDLSEMLEGIEVFLERTQGQNTVMRAAIAAFGFVYIHPLADGNGRAHRFLIQDILCRDRALEKGFILPVSAVINADSLMRRSYDEVLETLSKPLMQKIRPFISFSPKYKKYPDGIESDLEFTGHKIARPAWRYPKMEPHLGFLTRILKRSIEEYLYNETAFLRRLYKGREAIKEILEMPDRMADRILRAFRERPHTAFSKKLLKEIPALAESNRAEKIQKTLTKIWQENPVKDENRTDVFKP; from the coding sequence ATGACAAATTCTCAGCCGATTGGGGCATTATATCTCATCAAATGCTTAGAACTGCCAATGGTTGGGCGTTTAAGATGCGAGAGTTTTGTAGGCGCATCCCGCCAAACCAAAGAGAATAATGGTCTGCGAAAAGAATTTTATCAACGCCATCAAACCCCTGATTTAGACGATTTCAGAGGCCATTTTCGTTTTCACCTGAAGTCTGAAACCCCTCATTTTGAGTTTATATGTCGTTTTTTTGAAAAAATCGGCAAGGAATTTTCTCAAAATTGGATTGATGAAGAGCCTTCTGGCATTTATGCAAGACGCACAGCCTTTTTCTATGAATTTTTTACAGGAGAGGAAGTTTTAAAGCTTCCAAATTCTGGTGTGTTTGGCAATTATAAAAATGCCTTAGATGAGAAAAAAATTCTCTGCGCCTCTCTAAATAAGGTCAGTAAAAACACTCGCTGGAAAATCTTGGACAATATGCCGGGCAATCGTTTTTTCTGTCCCTCTCTTGTCAAAAACGAAGCTTGGGAATTAGCAGAAAAACTTGATATTCCCAAAATGCTCGAAGGGATTAAAACCGAATTCGGGCAAGAGATGCTCATGCGTGCGGCAAACTGGATGACAATCAAAGAAAGCCGTGCGAGTTTTGACATTGAACATGAAGCGCAAGATGTCAGCCGCATAGAGCGCTTTGCCCATGTCCTTTCCCAAAAAACCGGCACAGATGACAGACCACCTCTCTCCCATGAGACACTCCAAAATCTCCATCAAGATATTATTGGCAAAAATACCGTTCTTAAAAAATTTGGCATTCGCCAATCCCCCGTTTTTATTGGACGGGACGGTTATAATGCCCCAGAAGACAGGGTGGATTATATCGCCCCACCCCGTCAGGATTTATCCGAAATGCTGGAAGGCATTGAGGTTTTTTTAGAACGTACGCAAGGACAAAATACCGTGATGCGTGCCGCCATTGCCGCCTTTGGTTTTGTGTATATCCATCCTTTAGCAGATGGCAACGGACGTGCGCACCGTTTTTTAATTCAAGATATCCTCTGTCGGGATCGCGCCTTGGAAAAAGGCTTTATTTTGCCAGTTTCTGCGGTCATTAACGCTGACAGCCTCATGCGCCGATCCTATGATGAGGTTTTAGAAACACTCTCTAAACCTTTAATGCAAAAAATACGTCCTTTTATTTCTTTTTCACCAAAGTACAAAAAATATCCTGACGGCATTGAATCGGATTTAGAATTTACAGGACATAAAATTGCACGCCCTGCTTGGCGTTATCCCAAAATGGAACCGCATCTTGGCTTTCTAACCCGCATTCTTAAAAGATCCATCGAAGAATATCTTTATAATGAAACTGCTTTTTTACGAAGGCTTTATAAAGGCAGAGAGGCGATCAAAGAAATCTTGGAAATGCCGGACAGAATGGCAGACCGCATTCTCAGGGCTTTTCGAGAACGTCCCCATACAGCATTTAGCAAAAAACTCTTAAAAGAGATTCCCGCTTTGGCAGAAAGCAACAGGGCAGAAAAAATTCAAAAAACGCTTACCAAAATTTGGCAAGAAAATCCTGTCAAAGATGAAAACCGCACGGATGTTTTTAAACCCTAA